A genomic segment from Nicotiana tabacum cultivar K326 chromosome 7, ASM71507v2, whole genome shotgun sequence encodes:
- the LOC107827373 gene encoding MLO-like protein 13 isoform X1, producing the protein MAEEKSQELEYTPTWVVAVVCFVIVLVSLLAERGLHRLGKFFRDKKQDALFEALQKLKEELMLLGFISLLLTVFQERISKICIPANISIIMLPCTLKESVTSNNLTATTGRHLLAGGGVDHCTHHKGQVPFLSLEALHDLHIFVFVLALTHVVFCVTTMVLKVAKIRSEWGHWEHSIQREPRPDHVHILHLKSFMDRSGRRWRKYIVVSWTVAFFKQFYVSVTKSEYIVLRSAFITEHCPALPKYEFHKYMMRTLEHDFKKIVRISWYLWLFVVLLLLMNIAGWNTYFWLSFLPLVLLLLVRTKLELIITELAQEIAERSSVIDETRPVRPSDELFWFHSPTLVLNLIHFILVQNSFEIAFIVWIWSTDGFKSCIMGELGLIIPRLVIGVIVQVLCSYSTLPLYALVTQMGSRFKKGIFDQQIEGLLKFWATGGRAGSSTQNKMAMETLENICVSKRPAIEGISSTVELSYLNNHHTTP; encoded by the exons ATGGCGGAAGAAAAGTCACAGGAGCTGGAGTATACACCAACATGGGTGGTCGCCGTCGTCTGTTTCGTCATTGTTCTTGTTTCCCTTCTTGCCGAACGCGGCCTCCATCGTCTTGGAAAG TTCTTCCGGGACAAGAAACAAGATGCATTATTTGAGGCCCTGCAGAAATTAAAAGAAG AATTGATGCTTTTGGGATTTATTTCCTTACTATTGACGGTGTTCCAAGAGCGAATAAGCAAAATATGCATTCCTGCAAATATTTCAATAATAATGCTTCCGTGTACGTTAAAAGAATCAGTTACCTCTAATAATCTCACTGCAACAACTGGGAGACACCTTTTAGCTGGAGGTGGTGTAGACCATTGTACCCATCATAAG GGACAAGTTCCATTTTTATCGTTGGAGGCATTGCATGATCTGCACATTTTCGTATTTGTGTTGGCGCTCACACATGTGGTCTTTTGTGTCACGACCATGGTTCTTAAAGTTGCTAAG ATACGAAGTGAATGGGGACATTGGGAGCATTCAATTCAAAGGGAACCAAGGCCAGACCATG TGCATATTCTCCATCTTAAATCATTTATGGATAGATCTGGTAGACGTTGGAGGAAGTATATTGTCGTGAGTTGGACG GTGGCATTTTTCAAACAATTTTATGTTTCAGTAACCAAGTCAGAGTATATTGTCTTGCGATCTGCATTTATCACA gaACATTGTCCAGCCCTTCCTAAATATGAGTTTCACAAATATATGATGCGGACACTAGAGCATGATTTCAAAAAGATTGTCAGAATCAG TTGGTACTTGTGGCTTTTTGTCGTTCTCCTTTTGTTGATGAACATTGCAG GATGGAACACCTATTTTTGGCTATCATTTTTACCTCTAGTT CTATTACTACTAGTGAGAACAAAATTGGAACTCATAATAACAGAATTGGCTCAAGAGATAGCAGAGAGGTCGTCAGTAATAGATGAAACCAGACCAGTTAGACCTTCTGATGAATTGTTTTGGTTTCACAGTCCAACTCTTGTCCTTAACCTCATTCACTTCATTTTGGTCCAAAACTCCTTTGAGATTGCTTTCATCGTCTGGATTTGG TCTACTGATGGATTCAAATCATGCATCATGGGAGAATTGGGTTTAATCATTCCAAGACTTGTTATTGG GGTGATTGTCCAAGTTCTTTGCAGTTACAGTACTTTGCCCTTATATGCTCTTGTCACACAG ATGGGAAGCAGATTTAAGAAAGGAATATTTGATCAGCAAATAGAAGGGCTTCTCAAGTTCTGGGCAACAGGTGGTAGAGCTGGTTCATCAACCCAAAATAAGATGGCCATGGAAACACTAGAAAACATCTGTGTTTCTAAGAGACCTGCAATTGAAGGCATCTCATCAACTGTTGAACTTTCTTATCTAAACAATCATCACACAACTCCTTAA
- the LOC107827372 gene encoding uncharacterized protein LOC107827372 isoform X1 produces MVKGFWCRTMMPESTDDSDKANTNRESQVKEDSEYVRLVIRNERTSEVETSQSQSLSRRESIIWWIKAIIGCIFTVIILLVFIKWGAPFLFQKILIPILQWEATTFGRPVLALVIVASLALFPVFLIPSGPSMWLAGMIFGYGLGFVIIMAGTTVGMTLPYFVGLLFRDRIHQWLKRWPQKAAMIRLVGEGSWFHQFRVVAVFRISPFPYTIFNYAVVVTKMRFWPYFCGSIAGMIPESFIYIYSGRLMRTFADVQYGNHHLTRVEIVYNVISFIIAVIIIVAFTVYAKRTLSQLENEEENNGEGSASNRGRLEMEPLPTENSKYPSFCSTL; encoded by the exons GTTTCTGGTGTCGAACGATGATGCCAGAGTCAACGGATGATTCAGATAAAGCCAACACTAACCGTGAGAGTCAAGTAAAGGAAGACAGCGAGTATGTGAGGCTTGTTATAAGAAATGAAAGAACATCTGAAGTTGAAACTTCACAATCCCAATCACTGTCCAGAAGAGAGTCTATTATATGGTGGATCAAGGCCATTATTGGGTGTATTTTCACTGTGATAATTcttctagttttcataaagtgGGGAGCGCCCTTTCTTTTTCAGAAG ATTCTAATTCCAATCCTACAATGGGAAGCCACCACATTTGGCCGTCCAGTGCTTGCTCTCGTAATTGTAGCTTCTTTGGCACTGTTCCCGGTATTCCTAATTCCTTCTGGACCATCAATGTGGCTCGCTGGGATGATCTTTGGATACGGACTTGGATTTGTTATTATAATGGCTGGAACAACAGTTGGGATGACCTTGCCATATTTCGTTGGTTTGCTTTTCCGAGATAGAATTCAT CAATGGTTAAAGAGATGGCCTCAGAAGGCAGCCATGATTAGACTGGTGGGAGAAGGGAGTTGGTTTCATCAATTCCGTGTGGTTGCAGTATTTAGGATTTCGCCATTTCCGTACACAATCTTCAATTATGCAGTGGTAGTGACAAAGATGAGGTTCTGGCCTTATTTTTGTGGATCTATAGCAGGAATGATTCCGGAATCCTTCATTTATATCTACAG TGGTCGGCTAATGAGGACATTTGCGGATGTGCAATATGGGAACCATCACCTGACTAGAGTTGAGATTGTCTATAATGTTATTTCATTCATTATAGCAGTCATCATTATAGTGGCTTTCACAGTCTATGCCAAGAGGACACTGAGTCAACTTGAAAACGAAGAAGAAAACAATGGTGAAGGCTCTGCCTCTAACCGTGGGAGGTTAGAAATGGAACCTCTCCCAACTGAAAACTCCAAGTATCCTAGTTTTTGCTCAACTTTGTAG
- the LOC107827372 gene encoding uncharacterized protein LOC107827372 isoform X2, with protein sequence MMPESTDDSDKANTNRESQVKEDSEYVRLVIRNERTSEVETSQSQSLSRRESIIWWIKAIIGCIFTVIILLVFIKWGAPFLFQKILIPILQWEATTFGRPVLALVIVASLALFPVFLIPSGPSMWLAGMIFGYGLGFVIIMAGTTVGMTLPYFVGLLFRDRIHQWLKRWPQKAAMIRLVGEGSWFHQFRVVAVFRISPFPYTIFNYAVVVTKMRFWPYFCGSIAGMIPESFIYIYSGRLMRTFADVQYGNHHLTRVEIVYNVISFIIAVIIIVAFTVYAKRTLSQLENEEENNGEGSASNRGRLEMEPLPTENSKYPSFCSTL encoded by the exons ATGATGCCAGAGTCAACGGATGATTCAGATAAAGCCAACACTAACCGTGAGAGTCAAGTAAAGGAAGACAGCGAGTATGTGAGGCTTGTTATAAGAAATGAAAGAACATCTGAAGTTGAAACTTCACAATCCCAATCACTGTCCAGAAGAGAGTCTATTATATGGTGGATCAAGGCCATTATTGGGTGTATTTTCACTGTGATAATTcttctagttttcataaagtgGGGAGCGCCCTTTCTTTTTCAGAAG ATTCTAATTCCAATCCTACAATGGGAAGCCACCACATTTGGCCGTCCAGTGCTTGCTCTCGTAATTGTAGCTTCTTTGGCACTGTTCCCGGTATTCCTAATTCCTTCTGGACCATCAATGTGGCTCGCTGGGATGATCTTTGGATACGGACTTGGATTTGTTATTATAATGGCTGGAACAACAGTTGGGATGACCTTGCCATATTTCGTTGGTTTGCTTTTCCGAGATAGAATTCAT CAATGGTTAAAGAGATGGCCTCAGAAGGCAGCCATGATTAGACTGGTGGGAGAAGGGAGTTGGTTTCATCAATTCCGTGTGGTTGCAGTATTTAGGATTTCGCCATTTCCGTACACAATCTTCAATTATGCAGTGGTAGTGACAAAGATGAGGTTCTGGCCTTATTTTTGTGGATCTATAGCAGGAATGATTCCGGAATCCTTCATTTATATCTACAG TGGTCGGCTAATGAGGACATTTGCGGATGTGCAATATGGGAACCATCACCTGACTAGAGTTGAGATTGTCTATAATGTTATTTCATTCATTATAGCAGTCATCATTATAGTGGCTTTCACAGTCTATGCCAAGAGGACACTGAGTCAACTTGAAAACGAAGAAGAAAACAATGGTGAAGGCTCTGCCTCTAACCGTGGGAGGTTAGAAATGGAACCTCTCCCAACTGAAAACTCCAAGTATCCTAGTTTTTGCTCAACTTTGTAG
- the LOC107827373 gene encoding MLO-like protein 13 isoform X2, with amino-acid sequence MAEEKSQELEYTPTWVVAVVCFVIVLVSLLAERGLHRLGKFFRDKKQDALFEALQKLKEELMLLGFISLLLTVFQERISKICIPANISIIMLPCTLKESVTSNNLTATTGRHLLAGGGVDHCTHHKGQVPFLSLEALHDLHIFVFVLALTHVVFCVTTMVLKVAKIRSEWGHWEHSIQREPRPDHVHILHLKSFMDRSGRRWRKYIVVSWTVAFFKQFYVSVTKSEYIVLRSAFITEHCPALPKYEFHKYMMRTLEHDFKKIVRISWYLWLFVVLLLLMNIAGWNTYFWLSFLPLVSTDGFKSCIMGELGLIIPRLVIGVIVQVLCSYSTLPLYALVTQMGSRFKKGIFDQQIEGLLKFWATGGRAGSSTQNKMAMETLENICVSKRPAIEGISSTVELSYLNNHHTTP; translated from the exons ATGGCGGAAGAAAAGTCACAGGAGCTGGAGTATACACCAACATGGGTGGTCGCCGTCGTCTGTTTCGTCATTGTTCTTGTTTCCCTTCTTGCCGAACGCGGCCTCCATCGTCTTGGAAAG TTCTTCCGGGACAAGAAACAAGATGCATTATTTGAGGCCCTGCAGAAATTAAAAGAAG AATTGATGCTTTTGGGATTTATTTCCTTACTATTGACGGTGTTCCAAGAGCGAATAAGCAAAATATGCATTCCTGCAAATATTTCAATAATAATGCTTCCGTGTACGTTAAAAGAATCAGTTACCTCTAATAATCTCACTGCAACAACTGGGAGACACCTTTTAGCTGGAGGTGGTGTAGACCATTGTACCCATCATAAG GGACAAGTTCCATTTTTATCGTTGGAGGCATTGCATGATCTGCACATTTTCGTATTTGTGTTGGCGCTCACACATGTGGTCTTTTGTGTCACGACCATGGTTCTTAAAGTTGCTAAG ATACGAAGTGAATGGGGACATTGGGAGCATTCAATTCAAAGGGAACCAAGGCCAGACCATG TGCATATTCTCCATCTTAAATCATTTATGGATAGATCTGGTAGACGTTGGAGGAAGTATATTGTCGTGAGTTGGACG GTGGCATTTTTCAAACAATTTTATGTTTCAGTAACCAAGTCAGAGTATATTGTCTTGCGATCTGCATTTATCACA gaACATTGTCCAGCCCTTCCTAAATATGAGTTTCACAAATATATGATGCGGACACTAGAGCATGATTTCAAAAAGATTGTCAGAATCAG TTGGTACTTGTGGCTTTTTGTCGTTCTCCTTTTGTTGATGAACATTGCAG GATGGAACACCTATTTTTGGCTATCATTTTTACCTCTAGTT TCTACTGATGGATTCAAATCATGCATCATGGGAGAATTGGGTTTAATCATTCCAAGACTTGTTATTGG GGTGATTGTCCAAGTTCTTTGCAGTTACAGTACTTTGCCCTTATATGCTCTTGTCACACAG ATGGGAAGCAGATTTAAGAAAGGAATATTTGATCAGCAAATAGAAGGGCTTCTCAAGTTCTGGGCAACAGGTGGTAGAGCTGGTTCATCAACCCAAAATAAGATGGCCATGGAAACACTAGAAAACATCTGTGTTTCTAAGAGACCTGCAATTGAAGGCATCTCATCAACTGTTGAACTTTCTTATCTAAACAATCATCACACAACTCCTTAA